Proteins encoded within one genomic window of Chitinophaga parva:
- a CDS encoding ABC transporter permease codes for MLRSFFKIASRNLLRNKGFSLINITGLAIGMAATILILLWIQSEISYDQFHANKNRIYEVWNRVPFNGKLTAWNAASAPLGPVLEKDLPEVDRVVRVMYDNSLQLSVGDKKLIKTGNVVDTGFLQMFTFPMLEGNPATALNDVHAIVLTQSTARALFGDTDAMGKMVWVDNKHSMTVTGILKGPPANSRFNFEYLLPRSSFKYREGADLGWNDNSTPTYVMLKPNASFDAATRKIRTLKQRYSDEARTLNWELFLYPLERWRLYSTFTNGVEDNSGRITFVKLFGIIAGLILLVACINFMNLSTARSEKRAKEVGIRKVVGAHKNSLVGQFIGESILLAFLAGILAIIIVQVSLPAYNQLTFKHLFLDFTDGYALLAFVGFILFTGLLAGSYPAFYLSSFQPVKVLKGTFYKANALLAPRKALVVLQFTFAIILIICTIVVKQQIDYAISRNTGYNKDRLIYQAMTGDIPRNYALIKQELLSSGIAVSVTRTNAPLTERRSDGWGQNWEGKDPNDKTSFDRYMADEGLGATAGLHFIQGRDLDLQHYPTDSTGLIINESSLKVMKFKDPIGKTVEDLGTRWHIVGVIKDFILTNPYEPTRPILICGAKSSFMAFNVIHIKLNGNHGTMENLGRMAAIFNKYNPGYTFDPKFVDAEYAKKFDDEKTQGKLAALFAGLTIFISCLGLFGLATYMAENRIKEIGVRKVLGASVANIATLLSKDFVKLVLISLLLAAPVAWWGMHKWLEGYTYRVGIAWWVFALAGLLSVTIALLTVSYQAIKAAVADPVKSLRNE; via the coding sequence ATGCTCAGAAGCTTCTTCAAGATTGCATCCCGGAACCTGCTCCGTAACAAGGGTTTTTCACTGATCAACATTACCGGCCTGGCCATCGGCATGGCTGCCACGATACTGATCCTGCTCTGGATACAAAGTGAGATCAGCTACGACCAGTTCCATGCAAACAAGAACAGGATCTACGAAGTCTGGAACCGTGTGCCGTTCAATGGTAAACTCACCGCCTGGAACGCGGCATCCGCACCACTGGGCCCCGTGCTGGAAAAAGACCTGCCCGAGGTAGACCGCGTGGTAAGAGTGATGTATGACAATAGTCTTCAGCTAAGCGTTGGCGATAAAAAACTAATAAAGACCGGGAATGTGGTGGACACGGGTTTCCTGCAAATGTTCACCTTTCCCATGCTGGAAGGCAATCCTGCTACGGCCCTGAACGACGTGCATGCCATTGTGCTCACGCAATCCACCGCCAGGGCATTGTTTGGGGATACAGATGCGATGGGCAAAATGGTGTGGGTGGATAATAAGCACAGCATGACGGTGACCGGCATCCTCAAGGGCCCACCGGCCAACTCAAGATTCAACTTTGAATACCTGCTGCCCCGTTCCTCTTTTAAATATCGCGAGGGGGCAGACCTTGGCTGGAATGATAACAGCACCCCTACTTACGTGATGCTGAAGCCCAATGCCAGCTTTGACGCCGCGACGCGCAAAATAAGAACATTAAAGCAGCGCTACAGTGACGAAGCAAGGACACTGAACTGGGAACTTTTCCTTTACCCGCTGGAGCGCTGGCGGTTATACTCCACTTTCACAAACGGCGTGGAAGACAACAGCGGCCGTATCACGTTTGTAAAATTATTTGGCATCATCGCCGGGTTAATATTGCTCGTTGCCTGCATCAACTTCATGAACCTAAGCACTGCAAGGAGTGAAAAGCGGGCCAAAGAAGTAGGCATTCGCAAAGTGGTAGGCGCGCATAAAAATTCACTGGTCGGCCAGTTTATCGGCGAGTCCATCCTGCTGGCCTTCCTGGCGGGCATCCTGGCCATTATCATTGTACAGGTAAGCCTGCCGGCGTATAATCAACTTACATTTAAGCACCTCTTCCTCGATTTTACAGATGGCTATGCGCTGCTTGCCTTTGTGGGTTTCATCCTGTTCACCGGCCTGCTGGCAGGCAGCTACCCCGCCTTCTATCTCTCTTCGTTCCAGCCGGTAAAAGTGTTAAAGGGCACGTTCTACAAGGCAAACGCACTGCTGGCACCCAGGAAGGCATTGGTGGTGCTGCAATTCACCTTTGCCATCATCCTGATCATCTGTACGATTGTGGTAAAGCAGCAGATAGATTATGCCATCAGCCGTAACACCGGGTACAACAAAGACCGCCTTATTTACCAGGCCATGACGGGTGATATTCCCCGGAACTACGCGCTGATAAAGCAGGAATTGCTGTCGTCCGGTATCGCCGTTTCCGTTACCAGGACCAACGCTCCCCTCACGGAGCGGCGCAGCGATGGATGGGGACAAAACTGGGAAGGCAAAGACCCTAACGACAAAACTTCGTTCGACCGTTACATGGCAGACGAAGGGCTGGGCGCCACGGCTGGCCTGCATTTTATCCAGGGCCGCGATCTTGACCTGCAACACTATCCCACAGATTCCACGGGCCTTATCATCAATGAATCATCGCTCAAGGTGATGAAGTTCAAAGATCCCATTGGTAAAACCGTGGAAGACCTTGGCACTAGATGGCACATTGTAGGGGTGATCAAAGACTTTATCCTCACTAACCCTTACGAGCCTACGAGGCCGATCCTGATCTGCGGTGCCAAAAGCAGTTTTATGGCCTTTAACGTGATCCATATAAAGCTAAATGGCAATCACGGCACCATGGAAAACCTGGGCAGGATGGCGGCCATTTTCAACAAATACAATCCTGGCTATACGTTTGATCCTAAATTTGTGGACGCCGAATATGCAAAGAAGTTTGATGATGAAAAAACCCAGGGTAAGCTGGCGGCCCTGTTTGCCGGGCTTACCATTTTTATTTCCTGTCTGGGCTTATTTGGGCTGGCCACTTACATGGCAGAAAACAGGATCAAGGAAATTGGTGTGCGGAAGGTGCTGGGTGCATCTGTAGCCAATATTGCAACGCTGTTATCCAAAGATTTTGTAAAGCTGGTGCTTATTTCGCTGCTGCTGGCAGCGCCGGTGGCCTGGTGGGGTATGCATAAGTGGCTGGAGGGCTATACCTACCGGGTGGGCATTGCCTGGTGGGTATTTGCGCTGGCGGGGCTCTTGTCAGTAACTATTGCGCTGCTCACGGTGAGTTACCAGGCTATCAAAGCCGCAGTAGCAGACCCGGTGAAAAGCCTCCGGAATGAATGA
- a CDS encoding winged helix-turn-helix transcriptional regulator produces MKRTIPFKYSDCGVRHATTIAGSRWKLIIVYALRERTMRFGQLHAIVGNISSKVLTNCLRELEADEVLVRNAVSPSRVEYSLTEVGRALVPILVELVKWDKKFFPQAVEQVA; encoded by the coding sequence ATGAAACGAACGATACCCTTCAAGTATAGCGACTGCGGTGTAAGGCACGCCACCACCATAGCAGGCTCGCGCTGGAAACTCATCATTGTATACGCCCTGCGGGAGCGCACGATGCGCTTTGGGCAGCTGCATGCCATCGTGGGAAATATTTCCTCCAAAGTGCTCACCAACTGCCTGCGGGAGCTGGAAGCAGATGAAGTATTGGTGCGCAATGCAGTGTCACCTTCCCGTGTAGAGTACTCACTCACAGAAGTGGGCCGGGCGCTGGTCCCCATCCTGGTAGAACTGGTAAAGTGGGATAAAAAATTCTTCCCGCAGGCCGTGGAGCAGGTGGCATAG
- a CDS encoding TIM-barrel domain-containing protein has protein sequence MKNWTGQPLLRKSGILTGAFSLLLCYAPHLAAQQKVTPKQEQQASQVISAQKINATTVELLLSDNQRMTIDCYGENIFRLFQDSAQNFLRSPKADPPAKILVDNPRKPVAAVNLTTQNGWVAITTARISILVDKQASLLKVVNRATNDTVLEMLAPASVEKNKVVLTLKEHPQEYFYGGGVQNGRFSHKGKSIAIENQNSWTDGGVASPNPFYWSTNGYAVMWHTFAKGNYDFGAKEKGIVKLTHDTNYLDAFFMIDDGAVALLNDFYQLTGNPVLLPRFGFYEGHLNAYNRDYWKQDSVGILFEDGKRYKESQKDNGGIKESLNGEKNNYQFSARAVIDRYKSHDMPLGWILPNDGYGAGYGQTGTLDSNIQNLKNLGDYARKNGVEIGLWTQSDLHPKPEVSALLQRDIIKETRDAGVRVLKTDVAWVGAGYSFGLNGVSDVAQIMSYYGNARPFIISLDGWAGTQRYAAVWSGDQTGGDWEYIRFHIPTYLGSGLSGQPNITSDMDGIFGGKNPVINTRDFQWKTFTPMQLNMDGWGANEKYPHALGEPAASINRNYLKLKSSLLPYTYSVAHEAVTGLPIMRAMFLEYPNAYTLGTATRYQFMYGPSFLVAPVYQATRLDEKGNDVRNGIYLPPGVWIDYFTGQQYNGGVVLNSFAVPVWKLPVFVKDGAIIPVTDANNNVSAINKHVRKYELYPFGKSTFTEYDDDGTTEEYKAGRAATTCIETELKGSDVVVTVHPTKGDFNGFVKSKSTALIVNVTEKPKMVTAKIGQRNVTLAPASSMADYLQKDNAYFYDAAPNLNKFATKGSEFEQVKIIKNPQLLIKLAATDITANTITVTVTGFKFAPVDKQHAAHGKLAAPANAQVTDRNTEAFTLKPTWQQVDNADCYEIDFNGMRYTAIRDTALLFDDLLAETPYSFRLRAVNKDGYSGWTTINATTKANPLQFAIHGITAQCSAESQEDAETDKLVDFDETDLWHTKWGQKAVPFEITLDLKTLNQLDKFHYLPRSRGNGVILKGKVAYSTDKEQWTDAGTFEWAGNGEVKVFNFTNHPTARYIRVAVSDAVGNYGSGRELYVFKVPGTESALPGDINNDHRIDKNDLTSYMNYTGLRKGDADFEGYISNGDINKNNLIDAYDISVVATQLEDGVDNSEGGKLGGTLAIEPSAKEYNAGDIVELKVKGTDLQSVNALSFALPYNAQDYEFTGVQVLDMQQMENLTYDRLHANGSKSLYPTFVNIGNKQALTGTHDLFILKLKAKRKVKPAFKITEGLLVDKNLNTVHF, from the coding sequence ATGAAAAATTGGACAGGGCAGCCATTGCTCCGGAAATCAGGCATCTTAACAGGTGCATTCTCTCTCCTGCTTTGCTACGCCCCCCATCTTGCGGCACAACAGAAAGTAACACCAAAACAGGAACAGCAGGCATCGCAGGTGATCAGTGCGCAGAAGATCAATGCTACCACCGTTGAACTGTTGCTATCAGATAATCAACGGATGACCATTGACTGCTATGGAGAGAATATCTTCCGTCTTTTCCAGGACAGCGCCCAGAACTTCCTGCGCAGTCCTAAAGCTGATCCCCCGGCAAAAATACTGGTGGATAATCCCAGGAAGCCTGTTGCAGCGGTGAATCTCACTACACAAAACGGGTGGGTGGCTATCACTACTGCCAGGATCTCTATATTGGTCGATAAACAAGCTTCCTTGCTGAAAGTAGTGAATCGTGCAACGAATGACACGGTACTGGAAATGCTTGCACCGGCCAGCGTTGAAAAGAACAAAGTTGTACTCACGTTGAAGGAACACCCTCAGGAATATTTCTACGGTGGCGGTGTACAGAACGGCCGTTTCTCCCATAAAGGCAAATCCATCGCAATAGAAAACCAGAACAGCTGGACGGATGGCGGCGTGGCTTCGCCCAACCCCTTCTATTGGTCTACAAATGGCTATGCCGTTATGTGGCATACTTTCGCAAAAGGCAACTATGATTTTGGCGCCAAGGAAAAAGGTATCGTAAAACTTACACACGATACGAATTATCTCGATGCTTTCTTTATGATCGATGATGGCGCAGTGGCATTGCTCAATGACTTTTACCAGCTCACCGGCAATCCTGTGCTGCTGCCCAGGTTTGGCTTTTACGAAGGCCACCTGAATGCCTACAACCGCGACTACTGGAAGCAGGATTCCGTGGGCATTTTGTTTGAAGATGGCAAACGCTATAAAGAAAGCCAGAAGGACAACGGTGGTATTAAAGAGTCGCTGAACGGGGAAAAGAATAACTATCAATTCTCTGCCCGCGCGGTGATAGACCGTTATAAAAGCCATGACATGCCCCTGGGCTGGATACTGCCCAATGATGGCTATGGTGCCGGCTATGGCCAGACCGGGACATTGGACAGCAATATCCAGAACCTGAAAAACCTGGGCGACTATGCCCGTAAAAATGGCGTGGAGATCGGATTGTGGACGCAGTCGGACTTACATCCAAAGCCGGAAGTGAGCGCCCTGTTACAAAGGGATATCATTAAAGAAACGAGGGATGCAGGCGTGCGCGTGTTGAAAACAGACGTTGCCTGGGTAGGTGCCGGTTATTCTTTTGGTTTGAATGGAGTGTCCGATGTAGCGCAGATCATGTCTTACTACGGGAATGCAAGGCCTTTCATTATTTCGCTGGACGGCTGGGCTGGTACACAACGCTATGCCGCCGTTTGGTCTGGCGATCAGACCGGGGGAGACTGGGAATATATCCGTTTTCATATTCCCACCTACCTGGGGTCGGGATTGTCTGGCCAGCCTAATATCACTTCTGATATGGATGGCATCTTTGGGGGTAAAAACCCCGTTATCAATACGCGCGATTTTCAGTGGAAAACATTTACCCCCATGCAGCTCAACATGGATGGCTGGGGCGCAAATGAAAAATACCCGCACGCATTGGGTGAACCTGCAGCCTCCATTAACCGGAACTATTTAAAACTGAAGTCCTCGCTGTTGCCGTACACTTACAGCGTTGCCCACGAGGCGGTGACCGGGTTGCCTATTATGCGTGCTATGTTCCTGGAGTATCCGAATGCCTATACTTTAGGTACTGCCACGCGCTACCAGTTCATGTATGGCCCCAGCTTTCTGGTAGCACCGGTGTACCAGGCCACCAGGCTGGATGAGAAGGGTAATGATGTCCGCAATGGCATTTACCTGCCACCGGGTGTTTGGATAGATTATTTCACCGGCCAGCAGTACAACGGCGGGGTAGTGCTCAATTCCTTTGCGGTGCCGGTCTGGAAACTGCCCGTGTTTGTTAAGGATGGCGCCATCATCCCGGTGACAGATGCGAATAATAACGTTTCAGCGATCAATAAGCATGTCCGCAAATATGAGCTGTATCCATTTGGTAAAAGCACTTTTACGGAGTATGACGATGATGGTACCACCGAGGAATATAAAGCCGGGAGAGCAGCCACTACCTGCATCGAGACGGAGTTAAAAGGAAGTGATGTGGTGGTAACGGTGCATCCCACAAAAGGGGATTTTAACGGGTTTGTGAAAAGTAAGTCCACTGCCCTTATCGTCAATGTAACCGAAAAGCCAAAGATGGTGACCGCGAAGATCGGCCAGCGCAACGTGACCCTCGCACCGGCCAGCTCTATGGCGGACTACCTGCAGAAAGACAATGCGTATTTTTACGATGCCGCACCAAACCTGAACAAATTTGCGACCAAGGGAAGTGAATTTGAACAAGTGAAGATCATCAAAAACCCGCAGCTGCTTATCAAACTGGCCGCTACGGATATTACGGCCAATACAATCACCGTCACAGTGACGGGCTTTAAATTTGCCCCGGTGGATAAGCAGCATGCAGCGCACGGGAAGCTGGCCGCACCTGCGAATGCACAGGTGACTGACAGGAACACGGAAGCCTTCACGCTGAAGCCTACGTGGCAGCAGGTGGATAACGCAGACTGCTATGAAATAGATTTCAATGGCATGCGATACACTGCTATCCGGGATACCGCTCTGTTGTTTGATGACCTGCTGGCGGAGACGCCCTATTCATTCAGGTTGCGTGCCGTCAATAAGGACGGTTATTCTGGCTGGACCACCATTAACGCTACTACAAAGGCCAACCCCCTGCAATTTGCGATCCATGGTATCACCGCGCAATGTTCTGCGGAGAGCCAGGAAGACGCGGAAACAGACAAACTGGTTGATTTTGATGAAACCGATCTGTGGCACACCAAATGGGGACAGAAAGCTGTTCCGTTTGAGATAACCCTCGACCTTAAGACCCTCAACCAGCTGGATAAATTTCACTACCTGCCGCGTTCCCGTGGCAATGGTGTTATCCTGAAAGGAAAGGTTGCGTACAGCACCGATAAAGAACAATGGACGGACGCCGGTACATTTGAATGGGCCGGGAATGGGGAGGTGAAAGTCTTCAACTTTACCAATCATCCCACGGCCCGTTATATCCGTGTAGCAGTATCTGATGCGGTGGGTAACTATGGTTCCGGCAGGGAGTTGTATGTATTTAAAGTTCCGGGCACGGAAAGTGCGCTGCCTGGTGATATTAATAATGATCACCGCATTGATAAAAATGATCTCACTTCTTACATGAACTATACCGGTTTAAGAAAAGGAGATGCAGACTTTGAAGGGTATATCAGCAACGGCGACATCAATAAGAACAACCTCATAGATGCATATGACATCTCTGTGGTGGCCACGCAGCTGGAAGATGGTGTGGATAACAGTGAGGGCGGGAAACTAGGTGGTACACTTGCAATTGAGCCTTCCGCAAAAGAGTACAATGCAGGTGATATTGTGGAGTTGAAAGTAAAAGGAACTGATCTCCAGTCTGTGAATGCCCTTAGCTTTGCATTGCCCTACAACGCGCAGGATTACGAGTTTACAGGCGTACAGGTACTGGACATGCAGCAGATGGAAAACCTTACGTATGACCGCCTGCACGCTAATGGAAGCAAATCATTGTATCCTACGTTTGTCAATATCGGCAACAAACAAGCCCTGACCGGCACCCATGACCTGTTTATCCTGAAACTGAAGGCTAAGCGTAAAGTAAAGCCAGCGTTTAAGATAACGGAAGGCCTGCTCGTGGATAAGAATTTGAATACGGTTCATTTTTAA
- a CDS encoding oxidoreductase: MNHTAFFEPFQHKRLHLRNRFVMAPMTRLSSPDGVPGQQVADYYGRRAAADVGLIITEGTVIDRPASKNEKDIPNFYGDAALAGWKNVVEQVHANKGSIAPQIWHTGDAAGMTGWTPPAPREHPGNMSVADIEATIAAFAKAAKSAKELGFDAAELHGAHGYLIDAFMWDQSNPRTDAYGGKTIRERNRFAVDVIKAVRAEVGEDFTLILRISQWKSADYNAKIAKTPAEMEEWILPLADAGVDIFHASQRRFWEPEFEGSDLNFAGWVKKVSGHPTITVGSIGLANDVMKSFGGETADTSTDFHELERRFARGDFDLVAVGRSILQDPHWVQKFRDGKYDEMKPFEAASMAKYY; this comes from the coding sequence ATGAATCACACAGCATTTTTTGAACCGTTTCAACACAAGCGCCTGCACCTGAGGAACAGGTTTGTAATGGCGCCGATGACGAGATTGTCTTCACCGGATGGTGTGCCTGGTCAGCAGGTGGCTGATTATTACGGAAGACGTGCGGCCGCAGATGTAGGACTGATCATAACGGAAGGCACCGTGATAGACCGGCCCGCATCCAAGAATGAAAAAGATATTCCCAACTTTTATGGTGATGCGGCACTGGCCGGCTGGAAAAATGTGGTAGAACAGGTGCATGCCAACAAAGGCAGCATTGCACCGCAGATCTGGCACACGGGGGATGCCGCTGGTATGACTGGCTGGACGCCGCCCGCGCCCAGGGAACATCCCGGCAACATGTCAGTGGCAGACATTGAAGCTACCATTGCCGCTTTTGCAAAAGCAGCAAAATCCGCTAAGGAACTGGGTTTTGATGCCGCCGAGTTGCATGGTGCACACGGTTATCTTATCGATGCATTTATGTGGGACCAAAGCAATCCCCGCACGGATGCATACGGTGGTAAAACCATCCGCGAACGCAATCGTTTTGCAGTGGACGTGATCAAAGCCGTAAGAGCTGAAGTCGGGGAAGACTTTACCTTGATCCTCCGCATCTCGCAATGGAAGTCTGCCGACTACAACGCGAAGATTGCCAAGACACCGGCGGAAATGGAAGAATGGATCCTGCCGCTGGCAGATGCCGGCGTGGATATTTTCCATGCATCACAACGCCGCTTTTGGGAGCCCGAGTTTGAAGGGTCTGATCTCAACTTTGCCGGATGGGTGAAGAAAGTGAGTGGTCATCCTACCATCACCGTGGGTTCCATTGGCCTGGCCAATGACGTGATGAAAAGCTTTGGCGGGGAAACAGCGGACACTTCCACCGACTTCCACGAGCTGGAGCGCCGCTTTGCCCGGGGAGACTTTGACCTGGTGGCCGTAGGCCGCTCCATCCTCCAGGATCCGCACTGGGTACAGAAATTCAGGGATGGAAAATATGATGAGATGAAGCCGTTTGAAGCGGCCAGCATGGCGAAGTATTATTAA
- a CDS encoding ABC transporter permease: MFKNYFKTAWRSLLKNKFYSLLNIAGLAAGLTVGTIILLWVQDELGYDGFHKNAKQIYRLENQAGTGSSQQIWTVTNAGIGPNAMEQLPEIMAMARITFNYFFTNYSYGDKVFVEDNPMFTDPGLFTIFDFPLIKGDPRSPFPNAASVVLTESTARRYFGNQEPIGKVIMGDHHASFTVTGIIRDLPHNSSLTGDMFFPMTAFQQDFARRHSGQSMNNDYHEYNFATYLLLRPGVDVKALAVKLRQVHLSHKADDTDIEYLLLALSKLHLFKADGSDNGIGAVRIFTLIALLILAIACINYVNLSTARSMLRVREVSMRKVLGALRVQLFMQFVMETAILFAVAMAISAVAIHLCLPLFNQLSDKTLHIDFSDHHIWLVTGAVAIGTLLVASIYPALLLSSFEPVKALKGKLGAGMNNAMFRKVLVVTQFVVSIVLITGTIIISQQLRYIHTKNLGYDRSFVFAFTLRNNEAHYASIRNQLANTPGVTGVTRAGENLVNVGQFSGNNDWDGKDPHQSLMVRPISIDHDFVPFFKMDLLQGHNFFGTPADSAYYILNETAVKLTGIKDPVGKRFQLRDKEGVIIGVVKDFHLTTLRQKIEPAVLYSKPVLNNYIYVRTTARDAPKAIAAAQKIWKQYSAGIPFSYTFLDAAFENLYREESRTGNLFSTFAGIAIFISCLGLLGLTAYTAQVRRQEIGVRKVLGASVGGIITLLAGQFVRLVLIALVIAIPLSWYAMQQWLNSFAYSVPIRWTVFLTAGAAAIGIAIGTVSYQSIKAALVNPVKSLKSE; encoded by the coding sequence ATGTTCAAAAATTATTTCAAGACCGCCTGGAGAAGCCTGCTCAAAAACAAGTTCTATTCGCTGCTCAACATAGCAGGGCTGGCCGCAGGGCTTACCGTAGGTACCATCATCCTGCTCTGGGTGCAGGATGAACTCGGGTATGATGGTTTTCATAAAAACGCAAAGCAGATCTACCGCCTGGAAAACCAGGCTGGCACCGGCAGCAGCCAGCAGATCTGGACGGTGACCAATGCCGGCATTGGCCCTAACGCCATGGAGCAGTTGCCAGAAATCATGGCCATGGCCCGTATTACCTTCAATTATTTCTTTACCAATTACTCCTATGGCGATAAGGTGTTTGTGGAAGACAATCCAATGTTCACAGACCCTGGCCTTTTTACCATTTTTGACTTCCCGCTGATCAAGGGTGATCCCCGGAGCCCCTTTCCCAATGCGGCATCCGTGGTGCTCACGGAAAGCACCGCCAGGCGCTATTTTGGCAACCAGGAGCCTATTGGAAAGGTGATCATGGGCGACCACCATGCCAGCTTCACGGTAACCGGTATTATCCGCGACCTGCCACACAACAGTAGCCTGACCGGTGATATGTTTTTTCCAATGACGGCTTTCCAGCAGGATTTTGCACGCAGGCATTCCGGCCAGTCTATGAACAATGACTATCATGAATATAATTTTGCTACCTATCTTTTGTTGCGTCCCGGTGTGGATGTAAAAGCACTGGCAGTGAAACTGCGCCAGGTGCATCTTTCGCACAAGGCGGATGATACGGATATTGAATACCTGCTCCTGGCTTTGTCAAAGCTGCATTTGTTCAAGGCGGATGGCAGCGATAACGGTATTGGCGCGGTGCGTATCTTCACGCTCATTGCCTTGCTCATCCTTGCCATTGCCTGCATTAATTATGTAAATCTTTCCACCGCGCGTTCCATGCTGCGCGTGCGGGAAGTAAGCATGCGCAAGGTGCTGGGCGCCCTGCGCGTTCAGCTGTTCATGCAGTTTGTGATGGAAACGGCCATCCTTTTTGCTGTGGCCATGGCTATCAGTGCGGTAGCTATTCACCTCTGCCTGCCGCTGTTCAACCAGCTTTCCGACAAGACGCTGCATATCGACTTTTCGGACCATCACATCTGGCTGGTGACGGGTGCAGTGGCTATTGGCACGCTGCTGGTGGCCAGTATCTATCCTGCCTTGCTGCTGTCGTCCTTTGAGCCTGTGAAGGCGCTGAAAGGAAAGCTGGGAGCGGGGATGAACAATGCGATGTTCCGCAAGGTACTGGTGGTGACCCAGTTTGTAGTATCTATTGTATTGATCACCGGCACCATCATCATTTCGCAACAGTTGCGTTACATTCATACCAAGAACCTGGGCTATGACAGGAGTTTCGTGTTTGCCTTTACGCTGCGCAATAATGAAGCGCATTACGCCTCCATCCGCAATCAACTGGCCAATACGCCGGGTGTGACCGGGGTAACAAGGGCTGGCGAAAACCTGGTGAATGTGGGCCAGTTTTCCGGTAACAATGACTGGGATGGAAAAGATCCCCACCAATCACTGATGGTTCGCCCCATCAGCATTGACCATGATTTTGTGCCCTTCTTTAAAATGGACTTGTTGCAAGGGCATAACTTTTTCGGCACCCCGGCAGATTCTGCTTATTACATCCTGAATGAAACCGCGGTGAAGCTCACCGGCATCAAAGACCCGGTGGGTAAGCGTTTCCAACTGCGTGACAAGGAAGGTGTCATCATTGGCGTAGTTAAGGACTTTCACCTTACCACCCTGAGACAAAAAATAGAACCGGCAGTACTATACTCCAAACCGGTGTTGAATAACTACATCTATGTGCGCACCACCGCCCGTGATGCACCCAAAGCAATTGCTGCTGCACAGAAGATCTGGAAACAATACAGCGCCGGCATCCCGTTCAGCTATACCTTCCTCGATGCGGCTTTTGAAAACCTGTACCGCGAAGAATCGCGCACGGGCAACTTATTCAGTACGTTTGCAGGCATTGCTATTTTCATTTCCTGTCTTGGCCTGCTGGGGCTTACCGCTTATACCGCGCAGGTGCGCCGCCAGGAGATAGGCGTACGGAAGGTATTAGGCGCCAGTGTGGGTGGCATTATAACGCTGCTGGCTGGCCAGTTTGTACGCCTGGTGCTTATTGCGTTGGTGATCGCCATCCCGTTGTCATGGTATGCCATGCAGCAATGGCTCAACAGTTTTGCCTACAGCGTTCCTATCCGGTGGACGGTGTTCCTGACGGCTGGTGCTGCTGCTATTGGGATTGCCATTGGTACCGTCAGTTACCAGTCTATCAAAGCTGCATTGGTAAACCCGGTAAAAAGCCTTAAATCGGAATAG
- a CDS encoding Crp/Fnr family transcriptional regulator, producing MEALIQAIRHFIKLSPEEVLRVQELFVQRQLKAGDYFLREGNVCRDVAFIEKGLLRYYMITNGEEQVLHFGRENDFACSYPSYLPQTPARTNIQAVEDTILYTASRENMDLLYRDLKEGERFGRMAIEGVFVWVMEQMNSMYTDTPEQRYLGFLSTYPDLAQRLPQYHIASYVGVKPQSLSRIRKRMAER from the coding sequence ATGGAAGCATTGATCCAGGCCATCCGCCACTTTATAAAACTCTCACCGGAAGAGGTGCTGCGTGTGCAGGAATTGTTTGTACAAAGGCAGTTGAAAGCAGGAGATTATTTTTTGCGGGAAGGCAATGTGTGCCGCGATGTGGCCTTTATTGAAAAAGGCCTGCTGCGTTATTATATGATCACGAACGGGGAGGAGCAGGTGTTGCACTTCGGAAGGGAAAATGATTTTGCCTGCAGCTACCCCAGCTATCTTCCGCAAACGCCCGCCCGTACTAACATCCAGGCCGTGGAAGACACCATCCTGTACACTGCCAGCCGGGAAAACATGGACCTGCTTTACCGCGACCTGAAAGAAGGAGAACGTTTTGGCCGCATGGCCATAGAAGGAGTGTTCGTATGGGTAATGGAACAAATGAACTCCATGTACACGGATACGCCGGAACAACGTTACCTGGGCTTTCTCTCCACTTATCCAGACCTGGCCCAGCGCCTGCCACAATACCATATCGCATCTTATGTAGGGGTGAAACCGCAATCCCTGTCGCGCATCCGCAAGCGTATGGCAGAACGGTAA
- a CDS encoding DUF4267 domain-containing protein, with translation MQHTYSWGPRSASFWMAALIALGISFIGLRFLFMPQVAAPAFGIDLPAGSPLLYGLIKGIRDLFSGLVLTYLLWTRNLRVTLVVFSLACLIPMTDGLTIWLANGPKDVQHLCIHWGTAAYGLVTSALMLRSWHRQA, from the coding sequence ATGCAACACACGTATTCCTGGGGCCCACGCTCCGCTTCATTCTGGATGGCCGCACTCATCGCATTGGGCATTTCGTTCATTGGTCTCCGTTTTCTTTTTATGCCACAGGTAGCCGCACCCGCTTTCGGCATTGACCTGCCCGCGGGCTCACCGCTGCTGTATGGCCTCATCAAAGGCATCCGCGACCTGTTCAGTGGCCTGGTGCTCACTTATTTGCTATGGACCCGCAACCTGCGCGTAACGCTGGTGGTGTTTAGCCTGGCCTGCCTCATTCCCATGACAGACGGACTTACGATCTGGCTGGCAAACGGGCCTAAGGACGTGCAACACCTCTGTATTCACTGGGGCACGGCGGCCTACGGATTGGTTACCAGCGCCTTAATGCTGCGCTCCTGGCACCGGCAAGCTTAA